A stretch of DNA from Piliocolobus tephrosceles isolate RC106 chromosome 21, ASM277652v3, whole genome shotgun sequence:
AGCTGACCCAGGTTGGCTGAAGCTGGGGGTCTCTTTGGGGGGGGTCCCCTGCCCCCCACTCCCCTCAGACTGAGGGGGTGTGATCTGGCAACCCCAGTTTGGTTGAGGGGGGTGGACAATGGATTTACCAGGAGGTGAATGGTAGCCCAGGTTCCAGGAGGGAGGGGGTGGGATTCCTGGCTCAAGGGCTGCAGTTGGGGCAGACAGGCAGTGTCAAGAGGCACATGGCTGTTGACTGAGGGCGATGGCTTCCttctcttggagcctcagtttcctcatctggaaattGTGGCCAAACGCTTCCGTCTTGCAGAGTTATCAGCAGGGATGGGAAAGAGCTGGACTGTAGCCCCCATGCCCTGCCCAGTTTTTGCTTCAGCCATGTCCTCCTCCTGAAATGCCCCTCCTGGCCCAACCATGGTGGCTGGGGAGGGGACTTCAGGAGGATGCCCACCCACTGCCCCACCCTAGGGAAGGGGACAGGTCTGGGCCAGCTGCCTGCCCCACACTTGGCTGGCCGCCCTAGCCTGGCAGCGTCAGAGGCCCCAACACTTTCTCAATGAAAGGTATTTGGCTGTGGAGGCTGACACCTCATCACCCTCTGCCTGGAAGCTGCAGCCAGCTTTGCCCGCTGCAAATGGGCGCGCCCCCATTCCTGCCCCTCCCCGGGACCCCACCAGGCAGCCCTGAGCAGGGCTCTGCGGCAGGCAGGTTGGGAACCTAGTTTGCCTTGGGCGGGGGGCCTGCACCTTTGAGCCTGTCAGCTGGGGGTGTAGAGACGGTAAATTCTGGATAAATGTGTGTACTTCCAACCCCTGCCAGCTCCCTCAGGGACCTCAAAGCATCTCCCCTCTCTTGCCTATCACAGCCTATCGAGGGTGAGGCTGGGGTGCTGATGTCTGGGGCTGCCCAAACCCAAACACCAGCAGAGCCCTGGGGTCCACCTTCAGAGAGCGGGGTGATGCCTCGCATTTTGAGCTTCTCCCCCTGCCTCCAGGCCCCCAAGTCCACCCTAGGGCAAAGGGAATGTTTCCCTGAGTGAAAGGGTGAGAGCTGCGGAGGTTCGGATTTGCCAAGACCTCAGCCGAAGGGGGATGTGGCCAGTGGACAAGAGCCAGGGACCCCTCTGGGTAGAGCACTGGCCCCAGGGCATACTGGGGTCTGCACACGTGAGCCTATCTCCTCCTAGAGAGCTAGGCTGTCTCAGGGCCCCTGAGGTTTCCAGTGCAGCAGAGCTCACACCTCTAAATGCTAGATGGCTGGACGATGGGAGGGGGGGCCAGTGGATGGGTGGGAGATTGAAGAGGAAGTGGGTGGTTGCCCCCTAAGCTAAGGGATGCTCCACATACCCACTCCCTGGGAGGTGTCAGCCAGGGACAAGTCTCCCATCTCAGATGCCCTGGAGGCCACGCCAGTCTTGCCACATTGATGCCTTCGTCCCCAGGCCCTGGGGAATCACACACCTAGAGCTACAGGGGCCTCAAAGCTGCTGGGATTCATGCCAGACTTCAGTTTTTCTATCTGGACAGTGGGGGTGTGGTCAGAACAGCGCTGGCCCCGTGGAGCTCCAGGAGGACACACGTGCACACAGACCGCCAGCCAGCTGTGATTCTGCCGCCTCTGAAACCAGGGTCCTGGCAAGGTCAGAAAGCCCTGGCCTCAGGCAGCCCCATCGCCACATGACCGATGTGTGGCCGGGGTTCAGGTGGGTGGGGCTCAGGGCGGGGCTGCTGTGGACTCGACTGAGGAGGTCCGGGGTGGCCTCACTCGCTGTTGCCTGCCCCAGAGGCTCCCCCGCCAGGGCCCTTCCCTGCCCGCTGTAGCTCCGGGGCACATGGCCAGGCACAGCCAAGGAGGCCAGGCCAGAGCAGCGGCTGCTACTGTGTTCAGCGGTCACGGCCGCCTGGGCTTCTTGCCTCTGGTGCCCGCGTGTGCCTCCGCGTGTTTCTGCCTGCAAAGGTATATCTGGGCCGGGGAGCCCCAGCCTCCATCTTTCCTCCCTGGAGCCTGACATCATGAGTTGGAAATAAAGCGTTTTTAATTGAGCCCCCGGAGGGCGGGAACATCCACCCCAACGCCCCGGGCAGGTCTCTAAGCACCAAACATGTGAGAATTGTTCCCCTCAGCCCCAGAGCCTACCCCACATGGGAACCCCAAGAAGCCCCTTCCTCCTTTTCACTGGGCCTAGCCTGGACCCCGCACCCCCACTCACACCCACAACCAGCCCCCCACgctttgtttcaataaataaCCCCAAAACCAAAACTCGGGGCAGGGGACCTGGTCTAGCGCTGAGCTCCAAATAGGCAGAGGGGACTTTGTGCTGAACGTCAGAACTCCCAAAGGTAGAAGATTGAAATCAGGGTCAAGATACACACGAAAAGTCAGAGACGGCTTCTGAACTGGGAGCAGGTCCCTTCAGGCTAGGGTTGAACGTTGTCCCCGGGGTGCTGGCCCCAGAGTCACAGCAAACTCCATTCCATACCACACAGCAACGATCGCCTCCTTGGTGTTTCTACCATCGGATGCTCTGGGTTCCTGTCTGACTCTGAGTTCTGGacaggggaggagaaaggaggccCAGACACCTGGGGAGGGGGCTGTCTGGAGAAGAAAGAGGGGCAAAGCTTCCTGGGGTCAGAGGAGTCcggagggaggcaggaaagccAGGCCCCAGGCCCAGGTCACTGCCGGACCCTGCCCCGGCGGGTGCGGAGGGGACCTGAGGCCCGGGCCTGTGCCTGCGCCACCTCGCTCATCTCCCTGCGGATGTCACCAAGTGCTGTCGCCGGGGACTCCAGCAGCCTCTGGAAGAGGCTGGGTCGTCCAGCCGGTGGCTCCCGGCACTGGAAGGTGACGGCTGTGCCAGTGTCAGCCTTCATCTCTCTGGAGAAGCCGTCAGAGGAACCATCAAAGCAGCGGCCAATGGCGATCTCCTTGGCCAGCCGTGGGCTCTGGTCAGTGACCGTGTAGACGCCATAGTTGTGGCCCAGAGGGTCTAGGGGGGCCAGCATGGAGAAGGCAGCTGGGTCCTCCGCGGGCACCGGCGGAGGGTGCCGGGCCAGGTAATCCCGAAGGAGCCCATTGACGGCCACGCGCCGGCAGCTGCCCTGGGGCATAATGGTCACCAGCGTCCTGTCCACCTGCCGCTGGTCGAACAGCATCCCACTGCACTTGAACTCCACGCAGGCTGCCGAGGTGCCCGGTCGCTCCGGGTCTCGCACGCTCCGGGCGTCCCGAAGCCCATAGAGCTGGCCTCGGGTGCGTGGGTGGCTGCCCCCCGAGTTGTGGGAGCGGACCATGTACTCCTGGGGACCCTGTATCTTCACCTTGAGGAAGCAGGCCCGGAACTCCTGCGGGTTGGGCCACCAGGCCAGGAGATCGCCAGTCCAGGAGGCAGGCGTGCCCTCTCGGAAGGGCACCACGTTGTACTCATACTTGTCCGCCTCCACCCTGGCGAAGCGGAAGTGGCTGGCGGTCACCGGGGCCCCCTGACATTCCCGCAGGCTGCGCCACGGGTACACAGGCCCATTGGCCTCGGTGGGGTCACCTGGCCTGGGCTTGGCAAGGTTGATTCGGAAGCCGTTGCGCTTGAAGGCGGGATCGTCGTGGTCCGTCCGACGGTACCCCAGCCTGTCCAGGTAGGGCTGGGTGACGCCCACGGTGGCCGGGAGTGGGCGGGGCAGGGAAGGGGCTGGCTCCAGCTCCTCGCCGCCCAGGGTGGCGGTGACCAGGGCGGTGTAGGCGTCGGGCCGGTCGGCGTCGCAGAAGGCCGGGAGGCAGGCACCATTGGGGCCGGTGACCGCACTGTCGAAGCGGCCCCAGGCGCGGGGGTTGGCGGAGAAGCCAGGGGCGGGCTCCAGGTTGACCAGCGTGACCACCACTCCCTCCACCTGCTCGCTGGGGTTGAACTTGTCGTTGGCGTAGGCGCGCACCTTCACGAAGCAGCGGCGGCGCTCAGGCACGTCCAGGTTGAACAGGCGCCTCTCCCGGATCTCCACGTTGCCGACCAGGAAGATGCGCTCCTCGCGGCGCACCCGGGGACCCGAGGACCCCTCGCGCCGGAAGCCGCTCTCCTCCTCCCACAAGCCGGTCTCGGGGTTCAGCGACCACAGCTTGAGGGACTCTACGTGGCCCGGCATGTGGATCTGGCTGGCGGCCACCCGCACGGCCACTGGCCCCACCTGCAGCTGCTCCGCGGAGCCGGGCGCACGGAGGTCCACGGAGAACATGCCGTAGGTGCGCAGCGGAGCCAGCTCGCCGTCGCTGTCCATGAAGCGCAGGTCACTGGGGGCGGATGCCGCCGAGGTGAGGTCTCGGGGATCCACGAACGTCACCCGAGCCTCCACAGGCCCTGAGTAGGGTTTGCCGTCGGCTCTGTGGAAGGCTCCAGAAGGCAGGACCAGCTCGCCCAGGGGCGCCTCATCTTCCAGCTCGCCCAGGGGGATCGTGTTGCTCTGGCTGGCATCTAAAATGACCGGTGCTTTCTTCCGCATGGCCTTGACCTCGTGGTATACGCCGGCACCTCGAGGGTCAAAAGGCAAGACCCGGACAGCGTCCATGAATTCACCGCTGGGGTCCACAAAAGTCACCACCAGCCGCTGGGTAGAGGGTGGCACCTCGATGGTAAAGTCTCCCTGGTAGGCGGTGAAGCCAATGGGCTCCTGGCCCAGCAGAATCCTGGCGAAGCGCAGCGGCTCCCCAGAGTCAGCAGCCACAACACGGCCCCGGACCAGCCCCCGACGGGGCAGACACTTCTGGCAGCCACACTCTGCCACCACCTTCACCGGGAGGACATAGCCAGGGCAGTGGATTTCCCTTCTCTCCAGACGGCGCACAGAGCAGCAGCGGGAGCTGGTGTCCCCACAGCGGGGGCCGGAGCCTGCCAGGCTGGGGCAGTGGGTGTAGGGGCAGAGGCCCACGTCCAAGTAGGCAGGGCCGCTGCCTGGCTGACCACAGTCCTCAGGGAGCTTGATCAGGTACTCTTGGGGCCGGGGGTCGCAGGCTGgctggcctggggctggggaccaagaaaacatacaagtcagggcagggagggggaCTTCATGGAGGCCAAGGTTGGGGGCTCTGTCTGTGGTCAAGGACTCAACCTAAGGGAAATGGGTCTGCCCAGGGTAAAGACTGAAGGTTGGCGCTCAGAGTGGCATGGGGGCTCAGTGGAGGCCTAGGATTGGATCGGTCTGAAGTGGGGGCTCCATTTGGGGTTGAGCTTAGCTATAGTCCGGGCTCTGTTTGGGTGAAGGTTTGCTCAGGGATGTGGCCAAGGACACTCACCAAGTACAGTGAGCCAGGCAGTGCCCGAGCGCACAGCACCCGCCTCGTTCCATGCCTTGCAGTGGTAGATGCCAGCCTGGTCTGGATGCAGCCCCTGGAGTTCCAGGTGGGCCCCGTACCTGTACGCTCGCCTGTCCAGCAGGGTCCCATTGTGGAACCTGGGTGGCAGGTGAGTGACACCATAGGACTTAGTGGGAGGGGATGTGTCGGTCCCCAGTCTGCAGGAGCAGCTCGGGATCTGCAGAGAGGCTTTGCCGAAGTCAGCCTCCTCCCCAGCGAGACTGGCCCCATTCAACCTCCTTGGTAGTCCCTCTCCCAACCAATTCATTCCCTGTTAACGCTTTCCCCACTCTCCAGATGGGAAACCACATAACATCATGAAATTGAATCCAACCCCAAAGCCGGAGAAGATGCACCTGAGCCCAGGGCGGGTGCTCACCAGGAGTATTTCTTGGGCATTGGGGTCCCGGAGGCTTTGCAACAGAAGGTCACATTCTGGCCAGCCTCTCGCACTCGGGACTCAGGGTGTTTCACCAGGTATGGCTTCTCTGGGGTCAAAGGTGGCAAAGATCAGAGCTTCTCCCACTGACCCTTCCCAGGCACAAGGTCCccatcctctcctttctcccagaAATGCCCGGACTCACTCTGCGCCTTCGCCAATGACTGTCACATCTTATTTCTTCCTCCCTTGACTTTGAGTGCTAGAACTTCCTCCCCAGATCCTCAGCCCCTTCATGCCCCATGTTGTAAGGGTGCTTACCTAGCTTATCAAGGATGATGGTAACCACAGAGATGGATCCGttggcctgggcctgggcctcccCTGCAGAGAAGCCATCCATCTGGGCCCTGATATTGGCGTGACTGTCAGCACAGACACCAGGCACCCGGAAGGTTCCGTGAGCATCGCTGGTGGCCACggtgccaggctggtctcgcaggGAGATCCTGGCTCCTGGCAGCGGTTGCCCAGATGGGGTGaccactgagcccaggaggatgtGGTCCGGGCACTCACAGGTGTCAAGGCCGCACCCTGGGTGGATATGGAGAGGCAGCAGGGCAGAGAAGCCTCCACAATCCCTCCTGAGGAGGGCTTTCCACTCAGTCACTCAACAAATATGTCTGGGGCCCCCCTATAAGGTGCCTCTCAGAGGCCTCAGCATGGCCCTGCTTGGAGCAGTCCCTGGTGTGTGGGGGTGATGGGCTGAGTGGTCAGGGCTGGGCCAGGGGGTAGGAACTGGGACCCAGAGACGTAGGGAAGAGGTCCTATAGGAGGGGACAGGAGAGGTGAGCCTCAAAATACGGCGCAGACCTTTCCAGGAGAAGAGAGAATGTCTGGACAGGGGCTGGGGGCCCAGCACGGGGTTGGATCTTGGGCTGAGAACAACTGCCCCCCTTCCCAATCCTGCGGTTTctccataaaatggaaaattccacTGGAAACTTCAGGGCACAGGCGCCGGGAGGGCAGAGCCAGGCGCGATGGGGTGGGGACCCCAACGCCCCATTGGCCACCATGTGCCCCCACCCTGTGACGGGCTCCCCGGAGCAGCCTCCAGGCCGTGTTTGTGGAGCCCAGGCGCTAGCGGAATTTCCAGTCTCCTCCTGGCTTGCCCGGTGTCTGGCCCTGTGAGGGCCTAGGCATCATGTCTGCCAGGCTGTGAGCGGGTGTCTGTGTGGGCGTGGGGGACCAGGAGGGGCTGCAAATGCCACGCACGTGTACACCCTGAGTGCATGAACTGACTTCTGTTCCCCCACGGAGACATCCGTACAGTCTGAAATGCATACAGGGGAAGCACCCCCTATCTGCCCATGTCTGCCTGCACAAGAGCCCCCTGGCATCCACCTGTCCAGATGTGCATAGTTATCAGTGCTCCTTGggcccaggaaggaaggaagggccgGTCTCCACCTGGCTCCAGAGTTTGGGTCCACCAGGCTCCGCCCCTGCACCAGGCCCCGCCCTTCACAGCCCCGTCCCATGAGGCCCCGCCCCCAACTAGCTCCTCCCCTCTAGGCATCGCTCATGAGAGGCACTGCCTCTCCACATCCAGGCCCCGCCTCTAACTCCACCCTCTACCCCAGGCTCAGCCCCtaacctccccccccccccctttgtACCGGGCCCCTGCCTCCAGACCTCGCCCCTCCTACCTGGACATCGAGGCCGCACGCACCTCTGCGCCTCCAGAGGACGCCCGGGACACGCATCCCCAGCGGGGCTTGGGCAGTGGCGGCGGCGCAAACGACGGCCTGGCCCACAGCTCCCCGAGCAGGGACCCCACGGGCCCCACGCGCCCCACGAGGCCTCTGCGGAAGGCAGGGACAGAGATCAGGAGGCCGCCCTCCCCAGGAACCGCGCCTCCGGGTAACCTGGGACTAAAGGACCCTTCTTCCCCATGGCAGATCTGCCATCGCCCCCACCCGTTTAGGCACCGACCCACCTCCCCACCCCGGCATAAGGTCCCGGGGGTCAGTCCTGCTCTTCTCCCTGCATCCTGCACACATTTGGGCTCAAGGCACGCCACAGAACTAAGCTCTTACAGATGCGCAAACGAGGGCAGCGGGAGGGAGATGCGTTCCAGGGGGCTGGACATGGGTCCTGACCCGCTGGGCCTCCTGACGGTGCCCCTGAGCCCCGCGCTGTTTCCAGCACTTCTCTTCAAAAGCCTCGCCCTCCCTGGCCCCGCCCCCACACGTGGCTCTACGCCCAAGGGCCCCCTGGGTCTTCCTAGCCACGCCCATACCCCCACAGTCCTGCACCTCCCAGCCCCACCCGCCCACAACGCTTCCCGGGGGTCGCCNNNNNNNNNNNNNNNNNNNNNNNNNNNNNNNNNNNNNNNNNNNNNNNNNNNNNNNNNNNNNNNNNNNNNNNNNNNNNNNNNNNNNNNNNNNNNNNNNNNNGGCGGCCACGCGGTTGCTCTCGGTTGAGGCACCAGAAGCCCCGCGTGGGGTTCAAGTGCACGCGCTCGCCGACGGCGGACGGCAGGGCCCAGTCCGTGGTGCGCGCTTCCAGCGCCAGCGGCCGCGGGCACACGCGCGCTGGCCCGTAGTAGAAGCGGATGGCGGCCAGGCTCTCGAAGTCGCCGTCGCCTCCGGGGTGGTCCACGTTGAACCAGGACGTCCACTCGCTGGCCTCTGCGGGCACCGCACGCGCTGGGACCGGGGCGGCGGCCTGTAGGCCCCCATGCGTGCGTGCAAAGGCCTTACCTGCTGTCTCAGCCCCCTCCCCCGGTGGGCACGGGTTAGTCGAGCGCGCCCACGACCCAAGCCAGCTGCCTGAAACAGGTGCAAGGCAGACTGGGTTCCCCGCGCCCCCAGTTCTGCTGCCCAGGGCCTGACCTGGTCCATCCCGGTGCGCTGAGCTCTTGCCTCTGTCTGACCGGCCTCTCACTTAGATCTTGAACTTGGGGCATCACCTCCAGGGGCTGTCATGTCCAGGGACCAGGATGGCGCCGGTCCCTTCGCCCAGTGTGTGCCCTCTCCTCACACGACCCCAGTAGCCCAAGCCCCCCAACAAGCCCGCAGCAGAGACGGGGCTCTGAGGCAGGCTAACTCACCTTCCCAGTCCTCCAGGGCTGGTGAGGGCTGGCCGGGGTACACGGACCGTCTTTCCAGGCCCAATGCAGTCGCTGTGGGCTCCTCGGTGGGGGTGGCATCTGTGGGTgaggagtggggagaaggaagCATGCTGCTACTG
This window harbors:
- the CILP2 gene encoding cartilage intermediate layer protein 2; protein product: MASPLPLLCLCVVAAHLAGARDATPTEEPTATALGLERRSVYPGQPSPALEDWEEASEWTSWFNVDHPGGDGDFESLAAIRFYYGPARVCPRPLALEARTTDWALPSAVGERVHLNPTRGFWCLNREQPQASWGAWGPWGPCSGSCGPGRRLRRRHCPSPAGDACPGRPLEAQRCVRPRCPGCGLDTCECPDHILLGSVVTPSGQPLPGARISLRDQPGTVATSDAHGTFRVPGVCADSHANIRAQMDGFSAGEAQAQANGSISVVTIILDKLEKPYLVKHPESRVREAGQNVTFCCKASGTPMPKKYSWFHNGTLLDRRAYRYGAHLELQGLHPDQAGIYHCKAWNEAGAVRSGTAWLTVLAPGQPACDPRPQEYLIKLPEDCGQPGSGPAYLDVGLCPYTHCPSLAGSGPRCGDTSSRCCSVRRLERREIHCPGYVLPVKVVAECGCQKCLPRRGLVRGRVVAADSGEPLRFARILLGQEPIGFTAYQGDFTIEVPPSTQRLVVTFVDPSGEFMDAVRVLPFDPRGAGVYHEVKAMRKKAPVILDASQSNTIPLGELEDEAPLGELVLPSGAFHRADGKPYSGPVEARVTFVDPRDLTSAASAPSDLRFMDSDGELAPLRTYGMFSVDLRAPGSAEQLQVGPVAVRVAASQIHMPGHVESLKLWSLNPETGLWEEESGFRREGSSGPRVRREERIFLVGNVEIRERRLFNLDVPERRRCFVKVRAYANDKFNPSEQVEGVVVTLVNLEPAPGFSANPRAWGRFDSAVTGPNGACLPAFCDADRPDAYTALVTATLGGEELEPAPSLPRPLPATVGVTQPYLDRLGYRRTDHDDPAFKRNGFRINLAKPRPGDPTEANGPVYPWRSLRECQGAPVTASHFRFARVEADKYEYNVVPFREGTPASWTGDLLAWWPNPQEFRACFLKVKIQGPQEYMVRSHNSGGSHPRTRGQLYGLRDARSVRDPERPGTSAACVEFKCSGMLFDQRQVDRTLVTIMPQGSCRRVAVNGLLRDYLARHPPPVPAEDPAAFSMLAPLDPLGHNYGVYTVTDQSPRLAKEIAIGRCFDGSSDGFSREMKADTGTAVTFQCREPPAGRPSLFQRLLESPATALGDIRREMSEVAQAQARASGPLRTRRGRVRQ